TCCCCGTCCCTCCCGTAATTCAGCTAGGCTCGAGGCCTACTCTCCACGATACTTCGAAATGATTGCCTCGCCGATATTGCGCGGCACCTGGTCGTACCGATCGAATTCCATACTGTAGGTCGCTCGCCCCTGCGTCCGCGAACGAAGGTCAGTGGCGTAACCGAACATTTCCATCAGCGGTACGGTAGCCTCGATTGCCTGCGAGCCAGCCCGGACCTTCATGCCCTGGACCTTGCCTCGACGCCCGTTCAAATTGCCAATGACATCGCCCATGAACTCCTGCGGCACCAACACCTCGACCTTCATGATAGGCTCAAGCAGAACCGGATCAGCCTTTTTACAGGCCTCAGAAAAACCCATCGAGCCGGCGATCTTGAAGGCCATTTCGTTGGAGTCCACGTCGTGATACGAACCATCAATGATGGTCACACGCACATCTCGCAACGGATACCCGGCGACGACACCCGATTCCATGCGCTCCTTGACACCCTTCTCGATCGCAGGAATAAATTCTTTGGGAATCGCACCGCCGACGATCTTGTTGACGAACTCTAGCCCTTTACCGGATTCCGCAGGCTCCACCGTCAACACAACATGACCATATTGACCACGACCGCCGGTCTGCTTGATGTACTTCGACTCAGCTTCCGCTTTACGACGGATCGTCTCGCGGAACGCCACTTCGGGCTTGCCGACGTTCGCCTCAACCTTGAACTCCCGCATCAAACGATCGACGATGATCTCGAGATGCAACTCACCCATCCCCGCAATGATGGTCTGCAGCGTCTCCTCGTCGGTACGAACACGGAAGGAAGGATCTTCCTGCGCCAACTTTTGCAGCGCAAAACCCATCTTCTCCTGGTCCTGCTTGGTCTTGGGCTCGATCGCCATCGCAATCACAGGCTCAGGAAATTTCATAACCTCAAGAAGAACCGGCTGCTTCTCCTCGGAGAGCGTATCACCGGTCGTCGCCCCCTTGAGACCGACCGCCGCGACGATGTCCCCGGCATAGGCCGCATCGATTTCTTCCCGCTTATTCGCGTGCATCTTCAAGAGCCGGCCAATGCGATCCTTCGTGCCCTTGGTCACGTTCAGCACGGCCGTCCCAGTCTTCAGCGTCCCAGAATACACCCGGAAGTAGGTCAACTGACCCGCGAATGGATCGGACATGATCTTGAACGCCAAAGCGGCGAACGGTTCATTGTCGGCGGGCTTACGCTCAAGCTCCTTACCAGTGTTCGGATCAATGCCCATGACGGGGGGAATATCCAGGGGAGAGGGAAGAAAATCCACCACTCCATCAAGAAGCTGCTGCACGCCTTTATTCTTAAAGGCCGAACCGCAGAGAACCGGCGTCACCTTCATAGCAATCGCGCCAGCACGCACGACCTTTCGAACTTCATCCTCAGAGACAGGCTGGCCGTTCAGATACTTCTCCATCACCTGGTCATCGAATTCGGCCACGGCCTCGAGCAACTTTTCCCGATATTCCTTGGCCTGGTCGAGCATGCCGGCCGGAATTTCCTCGATCTTATACTTGGCGCCCAACGTCTCATCGTCATACACATACGCCTTCATGGTGATAAGATCGATGGAACCACGATACTCGGACTCGCGTCCGATGGGAATCTGAATGGGAACAGGATTCGCACCAAGCCGATCAATGATCGACTGCACACTGGCATAAAAATCGGCGCCCGTCCGGTCCATCTTATTCATGAACGCGATGCGCGGGACGCGATACTTGTCAGCCTGCCGCCACACAGTCTCAGATTGAGGCTCGACACCCTGCACCGAATCAAACACAGCAACGGCACCATCCAAGACGCGCAAGGAACGCTCGACCTCAATAGTGAAATCCACGTGACCCGGCGTATCGATGATATTGATCCGATGATCCCGCCAAAAACAGGTCGTCGCAGCAGCGGTAATTGTAATACCTCGCTCCCGCTCCTGCTCCATCCAGTCCATGGTGGCAGCGCCCTCATGAACCTCACCCATCTTGTGCGTCATCCCGGTGTAATAGAGAATCCGCTCGGTGGTCGTCGTCTTACCGGCATCGATATGCGCCATGATGCCGATATTGCGAGTCCTGTCTAATGGTGCCTGTCTAGCCACAACTCCCTCTCAAAAAAAACGAACGTGCTGCCGTCAGAGCCAACACCAATCGCTGCGACACAGAGGACTGGCGCGAAGCGATCGCAGCACGGCCCTACAGCAGCACGAAATAAAACTACCAGCGATAATGGGCAAAGGCCTTATTGGCCTCCGCCATACGATGCACGTCTTCTCGCTTCTTCACCGAAGCGCCCGTGTTATTGGACGCGTCGAGCAACTCTCCCGCCAACTTCTCCTGCATGCTCTTTCCGCCGCGAGCACGGGAGAAATCCGTAATCCATCGCAGCGCCAGCGAGACACGCCGGGTCGGACGGATCTCCACCGGGACCTGATAGGACGCACCACCGACACGACGAGACTTGACTTCGACAACCGGCTTGACATTATCAATCGCCGCACGGAAGATCTTCATCGGGTCGCCGCCGTTAGTCCGCTGCTGAATCAGATCAAATGCACCATAGCAGACACGCTCGGCCGTACTCTTCTTCCCGCCCTTCATCAGAACGTTCAGAAACTTCCCGACGAGCTTGTCGCGATACTTGGAATCCGGCTGCGCTTCCCGATGACCGAAAAATTGTCCGCGTGGCATGCTACTCCAACTAATAAGTGCTGAGGTTTCACAATCCGGCGCCGAGGAAGGCCAGGCCCCCGATCAGCACCGCAGTAGAATGAAATTTACTTCGGCCGCTTTGCCCCATACTTCGAACGACCCTGCTTCCGATCAGCAACGCCCACCGCATCCAACGAACCGCGGACGATGTGATAGCGAACGCCCGGCAAGTCCTTCACGCGGCCACCGCGCACGAGCACAATGGAGTGCTCCTGCAAATTATGACCGACACCTGGGATATAGGTCGTCACCTCCATCCCGTTGGTCAACCGGACACGGGCAACCTTTCGGAGAGCGGAGTTCGGCTTCTTCGGAGTGGTTGTATAGACGCGGAGACATACGCCCCGCTTCTGAGGACACCGCTTCAAAGCAGGACTTTTGGTCTTGGACTTCACCAAAGTCCGCCCTTTTCTGACAAGCTGATTAATCGTTGGCATGCACTCTACTCTTTCGTGAAAAAACAACTATTTGCTTCACATTGCTCCTGAGCGAAGCCGTCGGATTATAGAGATGGAAACCTGTCCTGTCAAGGAGCTTCTTTCGCCTACTAAGAATTTCCACCTTCAGACGCGCTGGGCGCGGCGCTTGGTTGCCCAACCGCCACCGCCTGGGCAGTTCCTTCGACCGCCGCAACGCTCTTTTCACTGACGACGAAGGTATCGCGGTACTCCTCAAAGCCGCTACCAGCAGGAATGAGACGTCCGACGATGACGTTTTCCTTCAGGCCCAAGAGATTGTCTTCGCGGCCATTGATGGCTGCTTCGGTCAATACACGCGTGGTTTCCTGGAACGAAGCCGCCGAGATGAAGCTGTCCGTCGTCAAGGCCGCCTTAGTGATGCCGAGCAACACCGGCTTGCCGAGCGCCGCCTTTCCGCTCTTCTCAAGGACCCGCTGGTTCTCGAGATCGAACAGGCCCTTGCTCACCTGGCTGCCCGGGAGAAACTCCGTGTCCCCCGGATCTTCGATCCGCACCTTGCGAAGCATCTGCCGAACAATAATTTCGATGTGTTTGTCGTTGATCGACACACCCTGCAGGCGATACACGTCTTGCACTTCGTCCACAAGGTACTTCTGGAGTTCCTTGGGACCGAGGACGTCGAGAATGTCATGCGGATTCGCCGAGCCATCCATTAACGGCTCACCTGCCCGCACCCAGTCGCCCTCGTGCACGTTGACATGCTTACCCTTGGGAATGAAGTACTCCTTCACATCCCCCATCTTGTTGTCGACCATGACCTTGCGCATGCCCTTGACGAAGCCACCGTAGGACACTTCACCGTCGATTTCGCTAATGACGGCCTGTTCCTTCGGCTTGCGGGCCTCGAACAACTCCGCCACGCGCGGGAGACCACCGGTAATGTCCTTGGTCTTCGTCGTTTCACGCGGGATCTTCGCCAACACATCGCCCGGATGGATCGTGGCGCCTTTTTCGACGAAGATGTGCGCGCCGACCGGCAACAGATATCGTGCAACGGCCGATCCGCCGGCGACCTTCGCCGTCTTGCCGCTGTCGTCCTTGATGGAGACGCGTGGACGCAACGTCGTGGCACCGCTATGCTCAATGATGACCTTGCGGGAAAGACCGGTGACTTCATCGAACTCTTCCTTCATCGTCACACCTTCGACGATGTCGCCGTAAGCCACCTTTCCACCCGTCTCGGTCAGAATGGTCAAAGAGTAGGGGTCCCACTCCACCAGTTTTTGTCCAAGCTCCACACGGTCGCCGTCCTTGTTCTTGATCTTGGCGCCGTAAACCACTGGATACTTCTCACGCTCACGCCCTGTGTCGTCCACGATGGCGATCTTCGCGTTCCGGTTCATTACCACCCACTCGCCCTCTTTGTTGCGGACGGCAATGCCGGCATTGTGCACATCGGCATTCTTCTTGGCGTCGAAGCTCATGAACTTGATGTGGCCGGCGTGTTTCGCCTCCAACACCGTCTGCTCCACGACCTTGCTCGCCGTACCGCCGATGTGGAACGTCCGCATGGTGAGCTGCGTACCAGGCTCACCGATGGATTGCGCCGCGATGACGCCCACCGGTTCCCCCTTCTCGACCAAACGCCCGCGCGCCAAGTCCCGGCCGTAACACAGCTTGCAGACGCCGCGCTGCGACTGGCACGTGAGCACGGACCGAATCTTCACCCGGTCGACACCGGCTTCGACGATGTCTTTCGCCTGCTCTTCACCGATTTCTTCGTTGAAGGACACAATGATTTCGCCGGTCACAGGGTCGCGGATATCCTCCGCCGACAACCGGCCGAGTACGCGTTCCTCGAGGGGTTGGATGATTTCTCCACCTTCGACGAGCGCACTGACCATGATGCCGTCGCTGGTTCCGCAATCTTCTTCGCTGATGATGACGTCCTGCGCGATATCGACCAATCGCCGGGTCAGATACCCGGAGTTCGCCGTCTTCAGCGCCGTGTCGGCCAAACCCTTGCGCGCGCCGTGGGTCGAGATGAAGTACTGCAACACCGTCAACCCTTCGCGGAAATTCGCGGTGATCGGCGTCTCAATGATTTCTCCAGACGGCTTCGCCA
The sequence above is a segment of the Nitrospiraceae bacterium genome. Coding sequences within it:
- the rpsL gene encoding 30S ribosomal protein S12 codes for the protein MPTINQLVRKGRTLVKSKTKSPALKRCPQKRGVCLRVYTTTPKKPNSALRKVARVRLTNGMEVTTYIPGVGHNLQEHSIVLVRGGRVKDLPGVRYHIVRGSLDAVGVADRKQGRSKYGAKRPK
- the rpsG gene encoding 30S ribosomal protein S7; this encodes MPRGQFFGHREAQPDSKYRDKLVGKFLNVLMKGGKKSTAERVCYGAFDLIQQRTNGGDPMKIFRAAIDNVKPVVEVKSRRVGGASYQVPVEIRPTRRVSLALRWITDFSRARGGKSMQEKLAGELLDASNNTGASVKKREDVHRMAEANKAFAHYRW
- the fusA gene encoding elongation factor G, translated to MARQAPLDRTRNIGIMAHIDAGKTTTTERILYYTGMTHKMGEVHEGAATMDWMEQERERGITITAAATTCFWRDHRINIIDTPGHVDFTIEVERSLRVLDGAVAVFDSVQGVEPQSETVWRQADKYRVPRIAFMNKMDRTGADFYASVQSIIDRLGANPVPIQIPIGRESEYRGSIDLITMKAYVYDDETLGAKYKIEEIPAGMLDQAKEYREKLLEAVAEFDDQVMEKYLNGQPVSEDEVRKVVRAGAIAMKVTPVLCGSAFKNKGVQQLLDGVVDFLPSPLDIPPVMGIDPNTGKELERKPADNEPFAALAFKIMSDPFAGQLTYFRVYSGTLKTGTAVLNVTKGTKDRIGRLLKMHANKREEIDAAYAGDIVAAVGLKGATTGDTLSEEKQPVLLEVMKFPEPVIAMAIEPKTKQDQEKMGFALQKLAQEDPSFRVRTDEETLQTIIAGMGELHLEIIVDRLMREFKVEANVGKPEVAFRETIRRKAEAESKYIKQTGGRGQYGHVVLTVEPAESGKGLEFVNKIVGGAIPKEFIPAIEKGVKERMESGVVAGYPLRDVRVTIIDGSYHDVDSNEMAFKIAGSMGFSEACKKADPVLLEPIMKVEVLVPQEFMGDVIGNLNGRRGKVQGMKVRAGSQAIEATVPLMEMFGYATDLRSRTQGRATYSMEFDRYDQVPRNIGEAIISKYRGE